One region of Cheilinus undulatus linkage group 4, ASM1832078v1, whole genome shotgun sequence genomic DNA includes:
- the LOC121508928 gene encoding histone H3, whose translation MARTKQTARKSTGGKAPRKQLATKAARKSAPATGGVKKPHRYRPGTVALREIRRYQKSTELLIRKLPFQRLVREIAQDFKTDLRFQSSAVMALQEASEAYLVGLFEDTNLCAIHAKRVTIMPKDIQLARRIRGERA comes from the coding sequence ATGGCAAGAACCAAGCAGACCGCTCGTAAATCCACCGGAGGCAAAGCCCCCAGGAAGCAGCTGGCCACCAAGGCTGCCCGCAAGAGCGCCCCGGCCACCGGCGGCGTCAAGAAGCCTCACCGTTACAGGCCCGGGACCGTGGCTCTGCGTGAGATCCGTCGCTATCAGAAATCCACTGAGCTGCTCATCCGCAAGCTGCCTTTCCAGCGCCTGGTCCGTGAGATCGCTCAGGACTTCAAGACCGATTTGCGCTTCCAGAGCTCGGCCGTCATGGCTCTGCAGGAGGCCTCAGAGGCTTACCTTGTGGGACTCTTCGAGGACACCAACCTGTGTGCCATCCACGCCAAGAGGGTCACCATCATGCCCAAAGATATTCAGCTGGCCCGCCGCATCCGTGGAGAGAGAGCTTAA